The following are encoded in a window of Mannheimia varigena genomic DNA:
- a CDS encoding fructose-specific PTS transporter subunit EIIC, protein MNISFVFPQTLGNARRFLVNEVLSAAAKQQGYNVVDANQADFVVLFDNTIPQVAAGKKGAILDLDQAFAQPEASLKQAVENGQFFANATAAPAVSTSGVKNIVAVTACPTGVAHTFMSAEAIENYAKAQGWNVKVETRGQVGAGNPISAEEVATADLVFVAADIDVDLEKFKGKPMYRTSTGLALKKTAQEFEKAFTQAKVYEGGVAKAENAEAATGEKKGLYKHLMTGVSHMLPLVVAGGLLIAISFMFGIEAFKDETIAGGLPKALMDIGGGAAFHLMIAVFAGYVAFSIADRPGLAVGLIGGMLATTAGAGILGGIVAGFLAGYTVKFLNGAIKLPPSLTSLKPILILPLLGSAIVGLLMIYLINPPVKALMDALVEWLNTMGQTNAIILGIVLGAMMCTDMGGPVNKAAYTFGVGLIASQQYTPMAAVMAAGMVPPIGMAIATLIARNKFNTNQRDAGKASFVLGLCFISEGALPFVAADPIRVILSSILGGATAGAISMALGITLQAPHGGLFVIPFVSQPLMYLAAIAIGSVITGVVYATIKQKAE, encoded by the coding sequence ATGAATATTTCTTTTGTTTTCCCTCAAACACTCGGGAACGCACGTCGTTTCTTAGTGAATGAAGTGTTATCGGCAGCTGCCAAACAGCAAGGCTACAACGTGGTTGATGCCAACCAAGCGGATTTCGTGGTGTTATTTGATAACACTATTCCTCAAGTTGCTGCTGGCAAAAAAGGGGCAATCTTAGATTTAGACCAAGCCTTTGCCCAGCCTGAAGCCAGCCTTAAACAAGCGGTCGAAAACGGACAGTTTTTTGCAAATGCGACAGCCGCACCAGCAGTTTCAACTTCCGGCGTGAAAAATATTGTGGCGGTCACTGCTTGCCCAACTGGTGTGGCTCACACCTTTATGTCAGCGGAAGCGATTGAAAACTACGCCAAGGCTCAAGGCTGGAACGTAAAAGTAGAAACTCGTGGTCAGGTGGGTGCAGGCAACCCAATTTCTGCGGAAGAAGTAGCCACTGCTGACTTAGTTTTTGTGGCTGCGGATATTGATGTGGATTTAGAGAAATTCAAAGGCAAGCCGATGTACCGTACATCAACAGGCTTAGCGTTGAAGAAAACCGCTCAAGAGTTTGAAAAAGCATTCACCCAAGCGAAAGTGTATGAAGGTGGCGTAGCGAAAGCGGAAAATGCGGAAGCGGCAACCGGAGAGAAAAAAGGCTTATACAAACACTTAATGACCGGCGTTTCGCATATGTTACCGCTTGTGGTTGCCGGTGGTTTGTTAATTGCTATTTCCTTTATGTTCGGCATTGAAGCATTCAAAGATGAAACCATCGCAGGCGGCTTGCCGAAAGCATTAATGGACATCGGCGGCGGTGCGGCATTCCACTTAATGATTGCGGTATTCGCAGGCTATGTAGCCTTCTCTATTGCTGACCGCCCGGGTTTAGCGGTAGGTTTAATTGGCGGTATGCTGGCAACCACAGCCGGAGCTGGGATTTTAGGCGGTATCGTTGCCGGTTTCCTTGCCGGTTACACAGTGAAATTCTTAAACGGTGCAATTAAACTACCACCAAGTTTAACTTCACTTAAACCGATTCTAATTTTACCGTTATTAGGTTCAGCCATTGTTGGCTTGTTAATGATTTACCTCATTAACCCGCCAGTTAAAGCCTTAATGGACGCTTTAGTAGAATGGTTAAATACGATGGGTCAAACCAACGCAATTATTTTAGGGATTGTATTAGGTGCAATGATGTGTACGGATATGGGAGGCCCTGTAAACAAAGCCGCTTATACATTTGGTGTTGGCTTAATCGCCTCACAGCAATACACACCAATGGCAGCCGTAATGGCAGCAGGTATGGTTCCACCAATTGGTATGGCAATTGCGACCTTAATTGCTCGCAATAAATTTAACACTAACCAGCGTGATGCAGGTAAAGCTTCATTTGTATTGGGCTTATGCTTTATTTCAGAAGGTGCGTTACCATTCGTAGCAGCCGATCCTATACGTGTAATCCTAAGTTCAATCTTAGGTGGTGCAACTGCAGGTGCAATTTCAATGGCTCTAGGCATCACCTTACAAGCCCCACACGGTGGTTTATTCGTAATTCCATTCGTATCACAACCGTTGATGTACTTAGCAGCTATCGCAATCGGTTCAGTCATTACCGGTGTGGTTTACGCAACCATCAAACAAAAAGCGGAATAA
- the fruK gene encoding 1-phosphofructokinase produces the protein MRIATITLNPAFDLVGRLKRIEIGEVNTVETLGIYPAGKGINVAKVLADLGTTLSVSGFLGAENEGDFVKVFKQNGLNDAFYRIQGKTRINVKITETEADVTDLNFLGFEVSEQDWETFVEQSTTWKNQFDLVAVCGSLPRGVSPEKFAEWLESLSQQGLKVVLDTSNAALTAGLTAHPWLVKPNRRELEVLVGRPLNSMEEIIEAAAQLRSQGIENVIVSMGEKGSLWLNSEGVLQAQPPRCENVVSTVGAGDSMVAGLIYGFSQGWGKAQTLKFASATSANAVAQSNVGVEDRNATDALAEQVQITVLN, from the coding sequence ATGCGTATTGCAACCATAACCCTCAACCCGGCATTTGATTTAGTTGGGCGACTAAAACGCATTGAAATCGGCGAAGTGAATACCGTGGAAACGCTCGGCATCTACCCTGCAGGCAAAGGCATTAACGTGGCAAAAGTGTTGGCAGATTTAGGCACAACACTCTCCGTTAGCGGCTTTCTAGGGGCCGAAAACGAAGGCGATTTCGTCAAGGTGTTCAAACAAAATGGCTTGAACGATGCCTTCTACCGCATTCAGGGCAAAACCCGCATCAACGTGAAGATTACCGAAACCGAAGCGGACGTAACCGACCTCAACTTTTTAGGCTTTGAAGTTTCCGAGCAAGATTGGGAAACATTCGTTGAGCAATCAACCACGTGGAAAAATCAATTTGATTTAGTGGCGGTGTGTGGATCATTACCTCGTGGTGTCAGCCCGGAAAAATTCGCTGAGTGGTTAGAATCTTTATCTCAACAAGGCTTAAAAGTGGTGTTAGACACCAGCAACGCTGCTCTCACCGCAGGCTTAACCGCTCACCCTTGGCTAGTGAAACCAAATCGCCGTGAGTTGGAAGTGTTAGTAGGTCGCCCATTAAACTCAATGGAAGAGATTATCGAAGCGGCTGCTCAACTCCGCTCGCAAGGCATTGAAAACGTGATTGTCTCAATGGGTGAAAAAGGCTCGTTATGGCTCAATAGCGAAGGCGTGTTACAAGCTCAACCGCCACGTTGTGAAAATGTGGTTAGCACGGTGGGTGCCGGTGACTCAATGGTCGCAGGCTTGATCTACGGTTTCTCACAAGGTTGGGGCAAAGCCCAAACCCTGAAATTCGCCTCAGCAACTTCTGCGAATGCGGTGGCTCAAAGCAATGTGGGTGTGGAAGATCGCAATGCCACTGATGCGTTGGCGGAACAAGTCCAAATCACAGTTTTAAACTAA
- the fruB gene encoding fused PTS fructose transporter subunit IIA/HPr protein gives MLNLSAKNIRLNSSATNKEEVIHLVAAALVANGNVAAGYETGMLARETQTSTFLGNGIAIPHGTLDTRHLVQETGVQIFQLPQGVEWGEGNIAHVVIGIAAKSDEHLALLRQLTSVLSDEDAAATLAKTQNLDEFIAVLSGKKNLPSLSEELVSLNVESSSLITLSAINAGKLQERGYVSQAFISDVVTSQALNLGNNLFVNDSAKGNEANGVAVARNTQGQTLITVAQTDNSLESVLAPLLKAEVRSQFVTATPAQIVALLKGEEVSAPQQNVAAGNQVIGTFTVRNENGLHARPSAVLVQTAKAFNSQITVENLDRQTPPASAKSAMKVVALGASLGHRLRFVAEGDDAEQAIEALQKAFVDGLGESVSFVPNVEDTIERAAVQAPAPAAQETVPTVAENQKEATFVIKNEHGLHARPSAVLVNEVKKFAAKIEVQNVDKNSPLVSAKSLMKIVALGVTKGTTLRFVATGDDAEAALAAIGAAIEAGLGE, from the coding sequence ATGCTTAATTTATCGGCAAAAAACATCCGCTTAAATAGCTCAGCAACCAACAAAGAGGAAGTGATTCACCTTGTTGCAGCTGCATTAGTCGCAAATGGAAATGTTGCGGCAGGGTACGAAACTGGGATGTTAGCTCGTGAAACCCAAACCTCTACATTCTTAGGTAACGGCATTGCAATTCCGCACGGCACCTTAGACACTCGTCATCTTGTGCAAGAAACCGGCGTGCAAATTTTCCAACTACCGCAAGGGGTGGAATGGGGAGAGGGCAATATCGCTCACGTTGTGATCGGCATTGCGGCAAAATCAGATGAACATTTAGCCCTGCTTCGCCAATTAACTTCGGTGTTAAGCGATGAAGACGCAGCGGCAACGCTTGCCAAAACACAAAATCTCGATGAATTTATCGCCGTATTAAGCGGCAAGAAAAACCTACCTTCCCTTTCTGAAGAGCTCGTTTCACTTAATGTGGAATCATCAAGCCTGATTACCCTTTCTGCGATTAACGCCGGCAAACTGCAAGAAAGAGGCTATGTTTCGCAAGCCTTTATCAGCGATGTGGTCACAAGCCAAGCCTTAAATTTAGGTAATAATCTGTTTGTGAATGATTCCGCCAAAGGCAATGAAGCCAACGGTGTGGCTGTCGCTCGCAACACGCAAGGGCAAACCTTAATCACCGTGGCTCAAACCGATAACAGCCTAGAAAGCGTTTTAGCCCCATTATTAAAAGCGGAAGTTCGCTCACAATTCGTAACGGCAACACCTGCTCAAATTGTGGCGTTATTAAAAGGCGAAGAAGTATCTGCTCCACAACAAAATGTAGCCGCTGGAAATCAAGTGATCGGCACATTCACCGTGCGTAACGAAAATGGCTTACACGCTCGTCCGTCTGCGGTGTTAGTGCAAACTGCTAAAGCATTCAATTCACAAATTACAGTGGAAAATTTAGACCGCCAAACCCCACCGGCAAGTGCGAAAAGTGCGATGAAAGTGGTGGCATTAGGGGCAAGCCTTGGGCATCGCTTACGCTTTGTGGCGGAAGGGGATGATGCCGAGCAAGCCATCGAAGCCTTACAAAAAGCCTTTGTGGACGGTTTGGGTGAAAGCGTGTCTTTTGTACCAAACGTGGAAGATACGATTGAACGTGCAGCCGTTCAAGCACCTGCTCCAGCGGCTCAAGAAACCGTTCCAACTGTGGCAGAAAACCAAAAAGAAGCAACTTTTGTGATCAAAAACGAACACGGTTTGCACGCTCGCCCATCAGCGGTGTTAGTGAATGAAGTGAAAAAATTCGCTGCCAAAATTGAAGTGCAAAATGTTGATAAAAATTCACCGCTTGTGAGTGCGAAAAGCTTAATGAAAATTGTGGCTCTTGGCGTAACCAAAGGCACAACGCTGCGTTTTGTGGCAACAGGCGATGATGCGGAAGCGGCACTCGCAGCTATCGGTGCAGCGATTGAAGCCGGCTTAGGCGAATAA
- the glgB gene encoding 1,4-alpha-glucan branching protein GlgB, which translates to MKDYTYSERDLIFIDQLSLGYCKDPFSYLGIHSIDNGIIIRAFLPSAVSCQVIDLKGKPVLSMLKIDDAGFFIAEIIGKKIDFSYRLLVQYPHAQVDIEDPYRFKTHIQELDNWLFAEGRQLRPYEKLGAHLVTQNEVGGVHFAVWAPNAQRVSVVGDFNHWNGLVHSMRFHPDSGVWDIFIPNVQKGACYKFEILDCNGVLRLKSDPYAFASQLRPETASIVSGLPSFVSAENTCRAASAADKPISIYEVHLGSWRRNIENNYWLSYEELADELIPYVKDMGFTHIELLPVSEFPFDGSWGYQTTGIYSPTSRFGTPEGLRYFIQKAHEKGIGVILDWVVGHFPVDEHGLVYFDGTHLYEHSDPKEGYHKDWNTLIFNYGKNEVSNYLSGNALYWLERFGIDALRVDAVASMIYRDYSRSDGEWIPNKYGGRENLEAIDFLRHTNNILRDESHGGATIAEESTSFEGVSRSTENGGLGFNYKWNMGWMNDTLRYMQKDPIYRRYHHNLMTFGMTYQYSEQFVLPLSHDEVVHGKGSLLNKMPGDCWQKFANLRAYYGYMWGYPGKKLLFMGNEFAQGKEWSFEESLDWYLLGEEGGDWHKGMLGWVKALNHLYTQTPALFEQDYDPAGFEWLVVDDHDNSVFAFERKAKNGESVIVVSNFTPIVRKDYRFGVNELAEYQELLNSDLACFCGSNVSNADKFESEFVPLHGKDYSISITLPPLSTIFITKTKKQITQKATKSKKISKK; encoded by the coding sequence ATGAAAGATTATACTTACTCCGAAAGAGATTTAATTTTTATTGACCAATTGTCTCTCGGTTATTGCAAAGATCCTTTTTCCTATTTAGGCATTCACTCTATAGATAATGGTATTATCATCAGAGCTTTCCTTCCTTCGGCTGTTTCTTGTCAAGTTATTGATTTAAAAGGAAAACCTGTGTTGTCAATGTTAAAAATTGACGATGCAGGTTTTTTTATTGCCGAAATTATTGGTAAAAAAATTGATTTTTCTTACCGCTTGTTAGTGCAGTATCCACACGCTCAGGTCGATATTGAAGATCCTTACCGTTTCAAAACCCACATTCAAGAGCTGGATAATTGGCTGTTCGCCGAGGGCAGGCAGCTTCGCCCTTACGAAAAACTAGGGGCTCATTTGGTGACTCAAAACGAAGTGGGCGGCGTGCATTTTGCGGTGTGGGCACCGAATGCTCAGCGAGTGTCGGTGGTAGGTGATTTCAACCACTGGAACGGTTTGGTTCATTCCATGCGTTTTCACCCTGATTCAGGTGTGTGGGATATTTTCATTCCAAACGTGCAAAAAGGGGCGTGCTATAAATTTGAGATTTTAGACTGCAACGGCGTGCTACGCTTGAAATCTGATCCTTACGCTTTTGCTTCCCAACTCCGCCCAGAGACCGCTTCGATTGTTTCTGGCTTGCCGAGTTTCGTGTCGGCGGAAAATACCTGCCGAGCAGCAAGTGCAGCAGACAAGCCGATTTCGATTTATGAAGTGCATTTGGGCTCGTGGCGGCGAAATATCGAAAATAATTACTGGCTGAGTTACGAAGAACTTGCCGATGAACTGATTCCTTATGTGAAAGATATGGGCTTTACCCATATTGAACTGCTGCCGGTTTCCGAATTTCCGTTTGACGGCTCGTGGGGCTACCAAACCACGGGTATTTATTCGCCAACTAGCCGTTTTGGCACGCCTGAAGGCTTACGTTATTTCATTCAAAAAGCCCACGAAAAAGGTATTGGAGTGATTTTAGATTGGGTCGTCGGGCATTTCCCAGTGGACGAACACGGTTTAGTCTATTTTGACGGCACGCATTTATACGAACATTCTGACCCGAAAGAGGGCTATCACAAAGATTGGAACACACTGATTTTTAACTACGGCAAAAATGAAGTGAGCAATTATCTTTCGGGCAATGCGTTGTATTGGTTGGAGCGTTTCGGCATTGATGCCTTGCGTGTTGATGCAGTGGCTTCAATGATCTACCGTGATTATTCACGCTCAGACGGCGAGTGGATCCCCAACAAATATGGCGGTCGTGAAAATTTAGAAGCGATTGATTTCCTACGCCACACCAATAACATTCTGCGTGATGAAAGCCACGGCGGAGCGACCATTGCCGAAGAATCCACTTCTTTCGAAGGCGTTTCTCGTTCTACCGAAAATGGCGGTTTGGGTTTCAATTACAAGTGGAATATGGGCTGGATGAACGACACCTTGCGTTATATGCAAAAAGATCCGATCTACCGCCGTTATCACCACAATTTAATGACGTTCGGAATGACCTACCAATACAGCGAGCAGTTTGTACTACCGCTCTCGCACGATGAAGTGGTGCACGGCAAAGGTTCGTTGCTCAACAAAATGCCGGGGGATTGCTGGCAAAAATTTGCCAATCTGCGTGCCTATTATGGCTATATGTGGGGTTATCCGGGCAAAAAATTGCTGTTTATGGGCAATGAATTTGCTCAAGGCAAAGAGTGGAGTTTTGAAGAGAGTTTGGATTGGTATCTGCTCGGCGAAGAGGGTGGCGACTGGCACAAAGGAATGTTGGGCTGGGTGAAAGCCTTGAACCATCTCTACACCCAAACCCCTGCCTTGTTTGAGCAAGATTATGACCCAGCCGGTTTTGAATGGCTGGTGGTGGACGACCACGATAATTCCGTATTCGCTTTTGAACGCAAAGCGAAAAACGGCGAGAGCGTGATTGTGGTGAGCAATTTCACCCCGATTGTACGTAAAGATTACCGTTTTGGCGTGAATGAGTTGGCAGAATATCAGGAACTTCTTAATTCAGATTTAGCTTGTTTCTGTGGTAGTAACGTGAGCAATGCAGATAAGTTTGAGAGTGAATTTGTGCCATTACATGGTAAAGATTACTCAATTAGTATCACTTTACCACCACTATCTACGATTTTCATCACAAAAACGAAAAAACAAATTACTCAAAAAGCAACAAAGAGTAAGAAGATAAGTAAAAAATAA